The following proteins come from a genomic window of Pocillopora verrucosa isolate sample1 chromosome 6, ASM3666991v2, whole genome shotgun sequence:
- the LOC131779843 gene encoding uncharacterized protein: MNSTKCFHLFNCDNTYDLDVVVKLLDVIKTKTTGIDIQSKKEYFRLHHMSELTKTIENKTSDKRRMDYAIFAVNANESRLSINEENARVGYAKLYRALLRATDERVIVVIGGDDNYRNTSEEDGSLLSRWARRKVSSQCKEEFMDGTKRFIFSWDKKHRVIHEEALLHFLDFKRKGQKFSYEIKPQAEPVQSETLGDQKQQTALHEAKIQMEEGEAFDKHAPEICQDVHTSGLQEETTEHDDAGAKSKEVMVLGRNQSDLALFKNLYGDELFGKVSCFSASPVVLKDTLKSHPMNSIRSCFIFLDGAAILEEFASHYKDLLVYVRDNVDEKVVAIICSDNRLIQEDTIADEIAEILREKACIIWWRETFSPQEQSARHRAPLHRSQSLPVGSPKGSADRRTLPKHVEESLVLKTRLINGSISYDKVEKRSREWTPPKEIEERLFDKWQSTPNLELLIYEQRETGKTHYRVVVKDDSQKKYIEELFGGIAAFGRTPSPPPLE, encoded by the exons ATGAACAGTACAAAATGCTTTCATCTCTTCAACTGCGACAACACGTACGATTTAGATGTTGTTGTGAAATTATTGGACGTCATTAAAACGAAAACGACGGGGATCGATATACAGTCGAAGAAGGAATATTTTCGCCTCCACCATATGTCTGAGTTGACTAAGACTATTGAAAACAAGACCAGTGACAAACGAAGGATGGATTATGCAATTTTTGCTGTCAATGCAAACGAATCAAGGCTATCGATTAACGAGGAGAACGCTAGAGTTGGTTACGCAAAGCTGTACAGAGCATTACTAAGGGCAACAG ATGAAAGAGTAATTGTTGTTATTGGTGGAGATGACAACTACAGAAATACCTCTGAGGAAGATGGATCTCTCCTGTCTCGCTGGGCTCGAAGAAAGGTTTCTTCTCAGTGCAAAGAAGAATTCATGGATGGAACCAAgaggtttattttttcttgggaCAAGAAACACAGGGTGATTCATGAGGAGGCACTGTTacattttcttgatttcaaGAGGAAGggtcaaaaattttcttatgaaATAAAACCTCAGGCAGAGCCTGTGCAGAGTGAAACTTTAGGTGATCAAAAGCAG CAAACTGCACTACACGAAGCAAAAATCCAAATGGAAGAGGGAGAAGCATTTGATAAGCATGCACCTGAAATCTGTCAGGATGTCCATACCTCTGGTCTTCAAGAAGAAACGACTGAGCATGATGATGCTGGGGCAAAATCCAAGGAGGTGATGG tACTTGGCCGGAATCAGTCTGATTTAGCTCTTTTTAAGAACCTTTACGGTGACGAATTATTTGGAAAGGTTTCGTGTTTCTCCGCCAGCCCTGTGGTATTAAAAGATACCCTTAAATCACATCCAATGAATTCCATAAGATCTTGTTTCATCTTTTTGGATGGAGCAGCCATTTTGGAAGAGTTCGCTTCGCATTACAAAGACCTGCTTGTATACGTCAGAGATAACGTTG ACGAAAAAGTCGTTGCTATCATCTGCTCTGATAATCGTCTGATTCAAGAAGACACCATTGCAGATGAGATTGCTGAAATTCTTAGAGAAAAGGCATGTATTATTTGGTGGAGAGAAACCTTTTCCCCTCAAGAGCAATCTGCCAGACATAGAGCGCCACTCCATCGATCACAATCTCTTCCTGTGGGTTCGCCAAAGGGATCTGCAGATCGCCGCACGCTACCAAAGCATGTCGAAGAGTCACTGGTTTTGAAGACCCGACTCATCAATGGTAGTATTTCatatgacaaggtagaaaagAGGTCCAGGGAATGGACCCCTCCTAAAGAGATAGAGGAAAGGTTATTCGACAAATGGCAGTCTACTCCTAACTTAGAATTACTGATATATGAACAGAGAGAAACTGGAAAAACGCATTACCGGGTTGTTGTGAAGGATGATtctcagaaaaaatatattgaagaGCTATTTGGCGGCATTGCTGCATTTGGTAGGACACCTTCCCCTCCGCCTCTTGAGTGA
- the LOC131779851 gene encoding uncharacterized protein, giving the protein MAELEDEISSICSEIHEFKIGTFENFHDAMEGEMEGCCVNIVFFGMAGSGKSALINTIFQSLGYKDMTPAVTQTTGKEGTKVLDRFFLPGNPIGLIDTRGYFSMDTKEEGELFRILFGIDRPGDDLTRDDKSALKAKAAGQGAHKLEKPPLADQMHVVIWVIKANDIRFEMGQYREIIKYVQVQLREAIITMLTVITFDDEVQRGPNADEKRKRLKEAAIEVTGSDRKNVFMIANSLSEKHLDPVYKKRVLELMKKALTCGERSIKMRQTKRESPKKENRHSESAASELKYPTPVEHEYEPLTDRKCKSLPSDFKSPDLSQSKRSPETFEMELTDNEHCRACSKS; this is encoded by the exons ATGGCTGAGCTAGAAGACGAAATTTCCTCGATTTGCAGCGAAATACACGAGTTCAAGATCGGAACGTTTGAGAACTTCCATGATGCCATGGAAGGCGAAATGGAAGGTTGCTGTgtgaatattgttttctttggcaTGGCTGGGTCTGGGAAATCAGCTTTGATTAACACCATATTCCAGTCTTTAGGATATAAAGATATGACTCCAGCTGTAACTCAAACCACCGGGAAGGAAGGAACAAAGGTTTTGGATAGATTCTTTCTTCCCGGAAACCCAATCGGGCTTATCGACACGCGAGGATATTTCTCGATGGATACCAAAGAAGAGG GCGAACTGTTTCGGATCCTGTTTGGAATTGATCGGCCGGGAGATGATTTGACACGGGACGATAAAAGCGCTCTAAAAGCAAAAGCCGCTGGCCAGGGAGCCCACAAACTCGAGAAACCTCCGCTAGCCGACCAAATGCACGTCGTAATTTGGGTCATAAAAGCTAATGACATTAGATTTGAAATGGGTCAGTACAGAGAAATCATCAAGTATGTTCAAGTCCAACTACGTGAGGCAA TAATCACCATGTTAACTGTCATAACATTCGACGATGAAGTCCAGAGAGGGCCAAACGccgatgaaaaaaggaaaagattaaaAGAGGCGGCCATTGAAGTCACTGGTAGTGACAGGAAGAACGTGTTTATGATCGCCAACTCATTGTCAGAAAAACATCTTGATCCAGTTTACAAGAAACGTGTCTTGGAGCTGATGAAGAAAGCATTAACGTGCGGAGAGCGTTCCATTAAGATGCGGCAAACTAAAAGGGAAAgtccaaaaaaggaaaaccggCATTCAGAGTCTGCAGCCAGTGAACTCAAGTATCCAACCCCAGTGGAGCACGAATATGAACCTCTGACTGATCGTAAATGCAAAAGCTTGCC GTCAGATTTTAAATCACCTGACTTGAGCCAGTCTAAACGTTCACCAGAAACCTTCGAGATGGAGCTAACTGACAATGAACATTGCCGAGCATGTTCCAAATCCTAG
- the LOC131779852 gene encoding uncharacterized protein, translated as MSEKKRVHLFNCDNTYDLTVVNTWILAVQEKIPFTFTVSKHYFSLRDMSKLCENTISKLHIDFAFLVVNAEESRLLFNDSKEESGYTKVYRALLDATGEKVSVVIGGDSHYKNQEEEYQNVLSRWAHRIVSSQLKEEFRDGRKSFVFSWNEKHRAIHEQALLHFLDPKKAGVKFGCQSEMLAKPDAAGVVEKSISALNIGTCDVVDSSTKENGKGVVDFLVLCGDQSAVTVIRNMYPSSMLTPSDIHVGSPKELKSHLPKSASVSLCAIGLQASDLKEIASSNEWEKSDFGELVRTVQKAADKVVVVIMYSEITAETLPLPQSEEVQVTEKVELLLGEKGIVLWWRGRPRQTTG; from the exons ATGTCCGAGAAGAAGCGCGTGCATCTTTTCAACTGCGATAACACTTACGATCTTACTGTCGTTAACACTTGGATTCTAGCAGTCCAAGAGAAAATACCTTTCACTTTTACGGTATCGAAACATTATTTCAGTCTCCGTGACATGTCTAAATTATGCGAAAACACCATTTCTAAACTTCACATTGATTTCGCTTTTCTTGTGGTTAATGCCGAAGAATCTCGTCTATTATTCAACGATAGTAAAGAAGAAAGCGGTTACACCAAAGTTTACAGAGCACTGCTCGACGCTACTG GTGAGAAAGTCAGTGTGGTTATTGGTGGAGATAGCCATTACAAAAACCAAGAAGAGGAGTATCAAAATGTCTTATCACGCTGGGCACATCGGATTGTCAGTTCACAGCTCAAGGAAGAGTTTCGTGATGGGAGAAAAAGCTTCGTATTTTCTTGGAATGAAAAACACCGAGCAATCCACGAGCAGGCACTGCTGCATTTCCTTGATCCGAAGAAAGCAGGAGTCAAATTTGGTTGTCAATCAGAGATGCTCGCTAAACCAGATGCAGCTGGTGTTGTTGAGAAG TCAATTTCCGCACTTAACATAGGAACTTGCGATGTTGTGGATTCCTCGACCAAGGAAAACGGAAAAG GCGTGGTGGATTTCCTGGTTCTCTGTGGTGACCAATCAGCCGTGACAGTTATTAGAAACATGTACCCCTCAAGCATGCTTACTCCTTCTGACATACATGTTGGCAGCCCCAAAGAGCTGAAATCTCATCTGCCGAAGAGTGCCTCTGTGTCGTTGTGTGCCATTGGGCTCCAAGCGAGtgatttaaaagaaattgcATCGTCAAACGAATGGGAGAAATCTGACTTTGGAGAACTTGTGAGGACTGTTCAAAAAGCAGCTG ACAAAGTGGTAGTCGTGATAATGTACTCAGAGATAACCGCGGAGACGTTGCCACTACCACAGAGCGAAGAAGTCCAAGTAACTGAAAAAGTGGAGTTGCTACTTGGCGAGAAAGGCATTGTCCTTTGGTGGAGAGGACGCCCTCGCCAGACTACAGGCTGA
- the LOC136281963 gene encoding uncharacterized protein translates to MGGNESKINYETVDRTDPSARAQGEKRSQEENEERMSELRDKMEKDRALALRKAKGRALNEDGAQRMRLEKQRREREENARRLKEEEAFLQLKLELMMYDFHIRPRISKESFTGLQVDDVDLIRIALIGPTGSGKTSFIGTLQRALGEAEQSAFEQGTGSEGTILLEEYYVHKKIRMIDTRGFFESDEKLLDECLRIMSGRIRPGEEVVRNSDKSNAAANQEPTHPVRVRQHLSRCPHAVVFVVKANDPRLKDGNYKETLKKIREYFREDGYAPVTVITYLDKLKDEKEKDDAFDQASWATGSPCEKTYFIANYTHVRDKRSDAIDRAALDILDSALLSAERFIRIRKQREKNKMERDVVAGGNRERMSELRDK, encoded by the exons aTGGGAGGAAATGAATCTAAAATT aACTATGAAACAGTGGACAGAACAGATCCCAGCGCACGTGCGCAAGGCGAGAAGAGGTCTCAAGAGGAAAATGAGGAGAGAATGAGCGAATTGCGTGACAAGATGGAAAAAGACCGTGCGCTGGCGTTACGCAAAGCGAAGGGACGTGCCTTGAACGAAGACGGGGCACAGAGGATGCGTTTAGAAAAACAACGAcgtgaaagagaagaaaatgcaAGAAGATTGAAAGAGGAAGAGGCGTTCCTTCAACTCAAACTTGAACTGATGATGTACGACTTTCATATTCGCCCAAGGATCAGCAAAGAATCTTTCACAGGTCTGCAGGTGGACGACGTTGATCTAATTCGCATTGCTTTGATCGGGCCTACGGGTTCTGGGAAAACTAGTTTTATAG GTACTTTACAGCGAGCCCTCGGAGAAGCCGAACAGAGTGCCTTTGAGCAAGGCACGGGAAGTGAAGGAACTATTTTGCTCGAGGAATACTATGTGCACAAGAAGATTCGGATGATTGACACCAGAGGGTTTTTTGAGAGTGACGAAAAACTCTTGGATGAGTGCCTGAGGATCATGTCGGGAAG AATCCGTCCAGGAGAAGAAGTTGTGCGAAATTCTGACAAATCCAACGCAGCAGCCAATCAAGAGCCTACCCATCCGGTGAGAGTTAGACAACATCTTTCAAGATGCCCACATGCTGTTGTCTTTGTTGTCAAAGCAAACGACCCGCGTTTGAAAGACGGCAATTACAAGGAAACTCTAAAGAAAATCAGAGAGTATTTCAGAGAAGATG GTTATGCTCCTGTGACTGTAATCACCTACCTGGACAAGCTTAAAGATGAGAAGGAAAAGGATGACGCTTTTGACCAGGCCTCCTGGGCGACCGGTAGCCCCTGTGAGAAGACCTACTTCATTGCAAATTACACGCACGTTCGAGATAAGCGGTCTGATGCTATAGATCGAGCCGCCCTTGACATCTTGGATTCTGCTCTGTTGTCTGCCGAGAGGTTTATCAGAATCCGTAAACAGCGAGAGAAAAATAAGATGGAGAGAGATGTGGTGGCAGGAGGTAACAGAGAGAGAATGAGCGAATTGCGTGACAAG
- the LOC131779853 gene encoding uncharacterized protein has translation MEKDHALALREGKGRALNEDGAQRMRLEKQRREREENARRLKEEEAFLQLKLELMMYDFHIRPRISKESFTGLQVDDVDLIRIALIGPTGSGKTSFIGTLQRALGEAEQSAFEQGTGSEGTILLEEYYVHKKIRMIDTRGFFESDEKLLDECLRIMSGRIRPEEEVVRNSDKSNAAANQEPTDPVRVGQHLSRCPHAVVFVVKANDPRLKDDNYKETLKKIREYFREDGYAPVTVITYLDKLKDEKEKDDAFDQASWATGSPCEKTYFIANYTHVRDKRSDAIDRAALDILDSALLSAERFIKIRKQREKNKMERDVVAGGPSLSGETIEQFLARLQHKHWSDQGKMKTLKEHLKKEEINTLAVLKEMWEDIKSSLPLSIGMKIVLEEEMQSL, from the exons ATGGAAAAAGACCATGCGCTGGCGTTACGCGAAGGGAAGGGACGTGCCTTGAACGAAGACGGGGCACAGAGGATGCGTTTAGAAAAACAACGAcgtgaaagagaagaaaatgcGAGAAGATTGAAAGAGGAAGAGGCGTTCCTTCAACTCAAACTTGAACTGATGATGTACGACTTTCATATTCGCCCAAGGATCAGCAAAGAATCTTTCACAGGTCTGCAGGTGGACGACGTTGATCTGATTCGCATTGCTTTGATCGGGCCTACGGGTTCTGGGAAAACTAGTTTTATAG GTACTTTACAGCGAGCCCTCGGAGAAGCCGAACAGAGTGCCTTTGAACAAGGCACGGGAAGTGAAGGAACTATTCTGCTCGAGGAATACTATGTGCACAAGAAGATTCGGATGATTGACACCAGAGGGTTTTTTGAGAGTGACGAAAAACTCTTGGATGAGTGCCTGAGGATCATGTCGGGAAG AATCCGTCCAGAAGAAGAAGTTGTGCGAAATTCTGACAAATCCAACGCAGCAGCCAATCAAGAGCCTACCGATCCGGTGAGAGTTGGACAACATCTTTCAAGATGCCCACATGCTGTTGTCTTTGTTGTCAAAGCAAACGACCCGCGTTTGAAAGACGACAATTACAAGGAAACTCTAAAGAAAATCAGAGAGTATTTCAGAGAAGATG GTTATGCTCCTGTGACTGTAATCACCTACCTGGACAAGCTTAAAGATGAGAAGGAAAAGGATGACGCTTTTGACCAGGCCTCCTGGGCGACCGGTAGCCCCTGTGAGAAGACCTACTTCATTGCAAATTACACGCACGTTCGAGATAAGCGGTCTGATGCTATAGATCGAGCCGCCCTTGATATCTTGGATTCTGCTCTGTTGTCTGCCGAGAGGTTTATCAAAATCCGTAAACAGCGAGAGAAAAATAAGATGGAGAGAGATGTGGTGGCAGGAG GACCATCCCTTAGTGGGGAAACCATTGAGCAGTTCTTAGCCCGTCTGCAGCATAAACACTGGTCTGACCAGGGTAAGATGAAAACTTTGAAGGAACACCTGAAGAAAGAAGAGATCAACACCCTAGCGGTGCTGAAGGAAATGTGGGAAGATATCAAGTCGAGTCTGCCATTGTCCATTGGAATGAAGATAGTCTTGGAAGAGGAGATGCAGAGCCTGTGA